A genomic window from Flavobacterium azooxidireducens includes:
- a CDS encoding endonuclease, with translation MTKRLHLWVCLLLPFCFYSQVVINEVDADTPGLDVQEFIELKSESPYFSLDGYILVFFNGGSTGTGTLSYYTINLAGLVTDGNGIVLLGNSQVNPAPSRLFPQNTVQNGPDAIAIYQDIIDTFPIDTPATTTNLIDALIYGNSNTQATALQTALNIFVQTNENVNGQITTQSIQRKNDGTYEVKTPTPRTNNDGSGIVYNGIEVITSTSLLNEGESVTISFETDTPVAETLNFTLNLNNGTFTTADFTGNLSVTIPMGSSSASTQIQVTNDGINDGDEEMNIVVGSLPEGYITLNNSVKVRVLDINFQVADWGTPLTPTFGNVNSTAPAGYYDSLEGLSGASLKQAVQDIIANPSVVRAHSYGDVVEILNNADQNPANNNQVWLMYVERPQTKIDYQTGSSIVGFWNREHIWPQSRGGFSGGTSSFADGIDIWLPTNADDILTGHSDAHHIRAEDGQENSSRGNRDYGSDYNGPAGNTGTWKGDVARSLFYMAVRYNGLNLVNGNPPDNINGQMGDLASLLTWNSTDPSDDFEMNRNNYIYTWQMNRNPFIDYPELANYIFGENFGDQWFAPLSVAENNFSEVKVYPIPTQNEINISGIDNEANVTIFSLEGVQVYQTKINGFTQLRLNLASGMYLMNIESDKQKLTKKIIIK, from the coding sequence ATGACAAAAAGATTACATCTTTGGGTCTGCTTATTATTGCCGTTTTGTTTTTATTCGCAAGTGGTAATTAATGAAGTAGATGCAGATACTCCAGGACTAGACGTTCAAGAATTTATAGAATTAAAATCAGAATCACCCTATTTTTCACTTGACGGATATATTTTAGTATTTTTTAACGGAGGAAGTACCGGAACAGGAACTTTGAGTTATTATACCATAAATCTTGCAGGTTTAGTAACGGATGGAAATGGAATTGTTCTATTAGGAAATTCGCAAGTTAATCCTGCACCTTCAAGACTTTTTCCTCAAAATACAGTTCAAAACGGACCTGATGCTATAGCAATTTATCAGGATATTATTGATACATTTCCAATTGATACACCGGCTACTACCACAAATTTAATTGATGCATTAATTTACGGAAATAGTAACACTCAAGCCACAGCACTTCAAACGGCATTGAATATTTTTGTGCAAACGAATGAAAATGTAAACGGTCAGATTACAACTCAATCGATACAAAGAAAAAATGATGGAACTTACGAAGTAAAAACTCCAACACCAAGAACAAACAACGACGGAAGCGGAATTGTTTACAATGGTATCGAAGTAATAACATCTACATCATTACTAAACGAAGGTGAAAGTGTAACAATTTCTTTTGAAACAGATACTCCGGTTGCAGAAACTTTAAATTTCACTTTAAATTTAAATAATGGAACATTTACAACTGCTGATTTTACAGGAAATCTTTCTGTAACAATTCCCATGGGAAGTTCATCTGCTTCAACACAAATTCAAGTTACAAATGACGGAATTAATGATGGTGATGAAGAAATGAATATTGTTGTTGGTTCATTACCGGAAGGCTATATTACTTTGAATAATAGTGTGAAGGTTCGTGTTTTAGATATAAATTTTCAAGTAGCCGATTGGGGAACACCACTTACTCCAACTTTTGGAAATGTAAACAGTACAGCTCCGGCAGGTTATTATGATTCGTTGGAAGGCCTTTCGGGAGCTTCATTAAAACAAGCTGTTCAAGATATTATTGCTAATCCTTCTGTTGTACGAGCTCATTCGTATGGAGATGTGGTAGAAATTTTGAACAATGCCGATCAAAACCCTGCAAATAATAATCAAGTTTGGTTGATGTATGTTGAACGTCCGCAAACAAAAATAGATTATCAAACCGGTTCAAGTATTGTAGGTTTTTGGAATCGTGAGCACATTTGGCCTCAATCTAGAGGTGGTTTTTCTGGAGGAACTTCTTCTTTTGCAGACGGAATTGATATTTGGTTACCAACGAATGCAGATGATATTTTAACAGGACATTCCGATGCACATCACATTAGAGCAGAAGATGGTCAGGAAAATAGTTCCAGAGGAAACCGCGATTATGGTAGCGATTATAATGGTCCAGCTGGAAATACAGGCACTTGGAAAGGTGATGTAGCTCGTTCTCTGTTTTACATGGCTGTTCGTTACAACGGCTTGAACTTGGTTAATGGAAATCCACCTGATAATATTAATGGTCAAATGGGTGATTTGGCTTCGTTGTTAACTTGGAATTCAACCGATCCTTCGGATGATTTTGAAATGAACCGAAATAATTACATTTATACTTGGCAAATGAACCGAAATCCGTTTATCGATTATCCGGAATTAGCCAATTATATTTTTGGAGAAAATTTTGGTGATCAATGGTTTGCTCCGTTGAGTGTAGCTGAAAATAATTTTAGTGAAGTAAAGGTGTATCCAATTCCAACCCAAAATGAAATCAATATTAGCGGAATTGATAATGAAGCAAATGTGACAATTTTTTCATTAGAAGGCGTTCAGGTTTATCAAACTAAAATTAACGGATTTACTCAGTTAAGATTAAATTTAGCTTCGGGCATGTATTTGATGAATATTGAATCTGACAAACAAAAATTGACGAAGAAGATCATTATAAAATAA